The Diospyros lotus cultivar Yz01 chromosome 15, ASM1463336v1, whole genome shotgun sequence genome has a window encoding:
- the LOC127791484 gene encoding 9-cis-epoxycarotenoid dioxygenase NCED1, chloroplastic-like, which produces MASAATATTSSTWLKRKLPASCRELGSFPSSSSTSIPLVNRNPNWEKTSISCSLQTPSILHFPKHSHPKYQTPLPKENSSSSSSTNSFSQQWNLIQRAAAMALDRAETALVARERQHPLPKTADPMVQIAGNFAPVPEQPVRWNLPVEGKIPESIQGVYVRNGANPLFQPVAGHHFFDGDGMVHAVKFSNGAASYACRFTETNRLVQERALGRPVFPKAIGELHGHSGIARLLLFYARGLFGLLDHSRGIGVANAGLAFFNNRLLAMSEDDLPYHVRVTPSGDLSTVGRYNFDNQLKTTMIAHPKLDPVSGELFSLSYDVIQKPYLKYFRFSPSGEKSPEVEIPVSEPTMMHDFAITERFVVVPDQQVVFKLPEMIRGGSPVVYDRKKVSRFGVLDKYETDGSKIKWVEAPDCFCFHLWNAWEEPETDEVVVIGSCMTPPDSIFNECDEGLKSVLSEIRLNLRTGKSTRRPIMAEADHVNLEAGMVNRNKLGRKTRFAYLAIAEPWPKVSGFAKVDLFSGEVKKYMYSDGNYGGEPLFLPRDADCEDEDEGHILAFVHNEKTDKSELRIVNAMTLKLEASIKLPSRVPYGFHGTFISANDLANQA; this is translated from the exons ATGGCATCTGCAGCTACGGCAACTACTTCAAGTACTTGGCTTAAGCGCAAGCTCCCTGCTTCTTGCAGAGAACTGggttcctttccttcttcttcctccacctCGATACCCCTCGTAAATCGCAACCCAAATTGGGAAAAAACCAGCATTTCTTGCTCCCTTCAAACACCTTCCATTCTGCATTTCCCCAAGCACTCGCACCCAAAATACCAAACGCCTCTGCCCAAGGAGAATtcgtcgtcgtcttcttccACCAATTCGTTTTCTCAGCAATGGAATTTGATTCAGAGAGCGGCGGCAATGGCGCTGGACAGGGCGGAGACCGCCTTGGTGGCGCGGGAACGCCAACACCCACTGCCCAAGACGGCGGACCCGATGGTCCAAATAGCCGGGAACTTCGCCCCGGTGCCGGAGCAGCCCGTCCGGTGGAACCTTCCCGTGGAGGGAAAGATTCCGGAGTCCATCCAGGGCGTCTACGTCCGGAACGGTGCCAACCCGCTGTTCCAGCCCGTAGCCGGTCACCACTTCTTCGACGGCGACGGAATGGTTCACGCCGTCAAGTTCAGTAACGGCGCCGCCAGCTACGCTTGCCGGTTCACCGAAACGAACCGGCTAGTCCAGGAACGCGCCCTGGGCCGGCCGGTTTTCCCGAAAGCCATCGGCGAGCTCCACGGCCACTCCGGCATCGCCCGGCTCCTCCTCTTCTATGCTCGCGGCCTCTTCGGCTTACTCGACCACAGCCGCGGCATCGGCGTGGCCAACGCCGGCTTGGCCTTTTTCAACAACCGGCTCCTCGCCATGTCGGAGGACGATTTGCCGTACCATGTCAGAGTCACCCCCTCCGGTGACCTGTCCACCGTCGGCCGGTACAATTTCGACAACCAGCTCAAAACTACCATGATTGCTCATCCGAAGCTTGATCCAGTTTCCGGCGAGCTCTTCTCCCTCAGCTACGACGTCATCCAGAAACCCTACCTTAAGTATTTCAGGTTCTCGCCGTCTGGCGAGAAGTCACCGGAGGTGGAAATTCCGGTCTCGGAGCCAACCATGATGCACGATTTCGCCATTACCGAGAGGTTCGTGGTGGTGCCCGACCAGCAGGTGGTGTTCAAGTTGCCTGAGATGATCCGCGGCGGCTCCCCGGTGGTGTATGACCGGAAAAAGGTCTCGAGATTCGGGGTCCTGGATAAGTACGAAACGGACGGGTCAAAGATCAAATGGGTCGAAGCTCCGGATTGCTTCTGCTTCCACCTCTGGAACGCCTGGGAGGAGCCGGAGACAGACGAGGTGGTGGTGATCGGGTCGTGCATGACGCCGCCAGACTCCATTTTCAACGAATGCGACGAGGGCCTCAAGAGCGTTCTCTCCGAAATCCGGCTCAACTTGAGGACCGGCAAATCGACCCGCCGGCCCATTATGGCCGAGGCCGATCATGTCAACCTCGAGGCCGGAATGGTGAACCGGAACAAGCTCGGTCGCAAGACCCGGTTCGCCTACCTCGCCATCGCCGAACCCTGGCCCAAAGTCTCGGGTTTCGCCAAGGTCGACCTCTTCTCCGGCGAG GTCAAGAAGTACATGTACAGCGACGGCAACTACGGCGGCGAGCCTCTGTTCCTGCCCAGAGACGCCGATTGCGAAGATGAGGACGAGGGCCACATTCTGGCCTTCGTCCACAACGAGAAAACCGATAAATCAGAGCTGCGAATCGTGAACGCCATGACCCTGAAGCTGGAAGCATCCATCAAGCTTCCTTCCAGGGTGCCCTACGGCTTCCATGGCACATTCATCAGCGCCAACGACTTGGCCAACCAGGCCTAG